The following are encoded in a window of Pseudomonadota bacterium genomic DNA:
- the tsaE gene encoding tRNA (adenosine(37)-N6)-threonylcarbamoyltransferase complex ATPase subunit type 1 TsaE has product MSKSFQYECTTQSETGKLAVALAALAIPGDIILLNGPLGAGKTTFCQYFGTGLGVPETCYITSPTFSLLHEYPGRMPMYHLDLYRLANENEIEELGFPDYLYGNGVSLIEWPDRLGTLTPEEHLLIMITPTGDLSRNYSFCAIGNQWSMRIDLLKDQLKRAKTDTF; this is encoded by the coding sequence ATGAGCAAATCTTTTCAGTACGAGTGCACCACTCAATCAGAAACCGGGAAACTGGCCGTAGCCCTGGCTGCTCTTGCAATCCCCGGCGACATCATTCTTTTAAATGGCCCTCTTGGCGCCGGAAAAACCACCTTCTGCCAGTATTTCGGGACCGGACTGGGGGTTCCGGAAACCTGCTACATTACCAGCCCCACGTTCAGCCTTCTCCATGAATATCCCGGCAGGATGCCCATGTATCATCTGGACCTCTACAGACTGGCCAACGAAAACGAAATCGAGGAACTCGGATTTCCGGACTATCTCTATGGAAACGGCGTCTCACTCATCGAATGGCCGGACCGGCTGGGAACCCTCACCCCGGAAGAACATCTGCTGATCATGATCACCCCCACCGGCGACCTATCGCGGAACTACTCATTCTGCGCAATCGGCAATCAGTGGTCGATGCGGATCGACTTACTCAAAGACCAACTGAAGCGAGCAAAGACCGACACCTTCTGA
- a CDS encoding SAM-dependent methyltransferase — protein sequence MQEKHEIRPDQSIELLKELHILTRDGKLNQDSRRKLKQVYHLYHFIEPLLKSVQEDHSDITLVDHGAGKSYLGFILYDLFFKNQDNDSHIFGIETREELVLKSQALAARLNFPGMSFLELSVAESIDSGFLPAKVDVVTALHACDTATDDAIRFALRKQAQFIVVVPCCQAEVAALLRKNKGEALALSSLTEIWRHSLHTREFGSLVTNVLRCLQLEAHGYQVTVTELVGWEHSMKNELIIARYKDLPRRRPRERLQEILMTLGLEELSSRFFTGT from the coding sequence ATGCAGGAAAAACACGAAATTCGGCCAGACCAGTCGATAGAACTATTGAAAGAGCTGCATATCCTTACCCGTGACGGGAAACTGAATCAGGACAGCAGACGCAAACTCAAGCAGGTCTATCATCTCTATCATTTTATCGAGCCACTCCTCAAATCCGTTCAGGAAGATCATTCCGACATCACCCTGGTCGATCATGGTGCCGGGAAATCGTATCTCGGATTCATCCTCTACGACCTGTTCTTCAAGAATCAGGACAACGACTCGCATATTTTCGGCATCGAAACACGGGAAGAGCTGGTGCTGAAATCTCAGGCCCTGGCAGCCCGGCTGAATTTTCCCGGCATGTCATTCCTTGAATTATCGGTCGCTGAGTCCATTGACTCCGGATTCCTGCCGGCAAAGGTGGATGTGGTGACGGCATTGCATGCCTGCGATACCGCCACCGATGACGCCATTCGTTTTGCCCTGAGGAAACAGGCGCAATTTATCGTCGTGGTGCCTTGTTGCCAGGCCGAAGTTGCGGCGCTGTTACGGAAAAACAAGGGAGAGGCGCTGGCCTTAAGCAGCTTAACCGAAATCTGGCGGCATTCCCTCCATACTCGCGAATTCGGCAGCCTGGTCACCAATGTACTTCGTTGCCTGCAACTCGAAGCGCATGGCTACCAGGTCACGGTCACCGAACTGGTCGGCTGGGAGCACTCCATGAAAAACGAACTGATTATCGCCCGCTACAAGGACCTGCCGCGTCGCCGCCCAAGAGAAAGGTTACAGGAAATACTGATGACCCTCGGGCTTGAGGAATTGAGTTCCAGATTTTTCACCGGGACATAA
- a CDS encoding YkgJ family cysteine cluster protein, whose protein sequence is MGREGFNPCLDCGACCAMYRASFYWAEADDVSENGVPVEMTRQLTPFRRCMLTTEPGGDRCVALLGVIGRRVSCSIYERRSSVCRDFPASWVNGVCNDRCDRARATINLPPILPHEWDSPGNYPKAA, encoded by the coding sequence ATGGGTCGCGAAGGATTTAACCCGTGTCTGGACTGCGGAGCCTGTTGTGCCATGTATCGTGCATCGTTTTACTGGGCCGAGGCGGATGATGTTTCTGAAAACGGGGTGCCGGTTGAGATGACAAGGCAGCTGACCCCTTTTCGTCGCTGTATGTTGACCACCGAACCGGGAGGTGATCGGTGTGTCGCTTTGCTGGGAGTTATCGGCAGGAGGGTGTCCTGCTCAATTTATGAAAGACGTTCCTCGGTCTGTCGCGATTTTCCTGCCTCCTGGGTAAACGGTGTCTGCAATGATCGCTGTGACCGGGCACGGGCCACGATCAACCTCCCTCCGATTTTGCCCCACGAATGGGATTCCCCCGGAAATTATCCGAAAGCCGCCTGA